A window of the Streptomyces albireticuli genome harbors these coding sequences:
- the coaA gene encoding type I pantothenate kinase yields MPTTTEQPQHRRRADSSPYVDLTRAEWSALRENTPLPLTADEVERLRGLGDVIDLDEVRDVYLPLSRLLNLYVGATSQLRGTLNTFLGEAGDRGHGSQPGTPFVIGVAGSVAVGKSTTARLLQALLARWPEHPRVELVTTDGFLLPNAELHRRGLMSRKGFPESYDRRALTRFVADVKAGRDEVSAPVYSHLIYDIVPGERLTVHRPDILIIEGLNVLQPALPGTDGRTRVGLADFFDFSVYVDARAEDIERWYYERFKKLRKTAFQDPDSYFRKYTQVSEEEALDYAHRNWRTINKPNLLENVAPTRGRSNLILRKGPDHKVQRLSLRKL; encoded by the coding sequence GTGCCGACCACCACAGAGCAGCCGCAGCACCGTCGCCGCGCCGACTCGTCCCCGTACGTGGACCTCACCCGCGCGGAGTGGAGCGCGCTGCGGGAGAACACACCGCTGCCGCTGACCGCCGACGAGGTCGAGCGGCTGCGCGGGCTCGGCGACGTCATCGACCTCGACGAGGTCCGCGACGTCTACCTGCCGCTGTCCCGCCTGCTCAACCTCTACGTCGGCGCGACCAGCCAGTTGCGCGGCACGCTGAACACCTTCCTCGGCGAGGCGGGCGACCGCGGGCACGGCTCCCAGCCGGGCACCCCCTTCGTCATAGGCGTCGCGGGCAGCGTCGCGGTCGGCAAGTCGACCACGGCCCGCCTCCTCCAGGCGCTGCTGGCCCGCTGGCCGGAGCACCCCCGCGTGGAGCTCGTGACCACGGACGGCTTCCTGCTGCCCAACGCCGAGCTGCACCGCCGCGGCCTGATGTCGCGGAAAGGTTTCCCCGAGTCCTACGACCGGCGCGCCCTGACCCGCTTCGTCGCGGACGTGAAGGCGGGCCGGGACGAGGTCTCCGCGCCCGTCTACTCCCATCTGATCTACGACATCGTGCCCGGCGAGCGGCTGACCGTGCACCGCCCGGACATCCTGATCATCGAGGGCCTGAACGTCCTCCAGCCGGCCCTGCCCGGCACCGACGGCCGCACCCGGGTCGGCCTCGCCGACTTCTTCGACTTCAGCGTGTACGTGGACGCGCGCGCCGAGGACATCGAGCGCTGGTACTACGAGCGCTTCAAGAAGCTCCGGAAGACCGCCTTCCAGGACCCCGACTCGTACTTCCGCAAGTACACCCAGGTCTCCGAGGAGGAGGCCCTGGACTACGCGCACCGCAACTGGCGGACCATCAACAAGCCGAACCTGCTGGAGAACGTGGCGCCCACCCGCGGCCGGTCGAACCTGATCCTGCGCAAGGGCCCCGACCACAAGGTGCAGCGGCTCTCCCTGCGCAAGCTCTGA
- the glmS gene encoding glutamine--fructose-6-phosphate transaminase (isomerizing): MCGIVGYVGGQCALDVVLAGLRRLEYRGYDSAGVAVLADGGLASAKKAGKLANLEKELSDRPLPSGPTGIGHTRWATHGGPTDANAHPHLDNAGRVAVVHNGIIENFAELRAELLERGHDLASETDTEVVSHLLSEAFSSCGDLAESMRQVCRRLEGAFTLVAVHADEPDVVVGARRNSPLVVGVGDGEAFLASDVAAFIAHTREAIELGQDQVVEARRDGVTVTDFDGAPADVRAYHVDWDASAAEKGGYDYFMLKEIAEQPKAVADTLLGRIDAAGALSLDEVRIPASVLREVDKVVIVACGTAYHAGMIAKYAIEHWTRIPCETELASEFRYRDPILDPRTLVIAISQSGETMDTLMALRHAREQGAKVLAICNTNGSTIPRESDAVLYTHAGPEVAVASTKAFLTQLVACYLVALYLGQVRGTKWGDEIVSVIRELSEIATQVEEVLETMEPVRELARSLADKNTVLFLGRHVGYPVALEGALKLKELAYMHAEGFAAGELKHGPIALIEHDVPVVVVVPSPRGRSVLHDKIVSNIQEIRARGARTIVIAERGDSSVHPYADHLIEIPATPVLLQPLVATVPLQVFACELATARGNEVDQPRNLAKSVTVE, encoded by the coding sequence ATGTGCGGAATCGTTGGCTATGTGGGAGGGCAGTGCGCCCTCGACGTCGTATTGGCAGGGCTGCGGCGCCTGGAGTACCGCGGCTATGACTCGGCCGGGGTGGCGGTCCTGGCCGACGGCGGGCTCGCCTCGGCGAAGAAGGCGGGCAAGCTCGCCAACCTGGAGAAGGAGCTCTCGGACCGGCCGCTGCCCTCCGGGCCCACCGGCATCGGCCACACCCGCTGGGCCACCCACGGCGGCCCCACCGACGCCAACGCCCACCCGCACCTCGACAACGCGGGCCGGGTCGCGGTCGTCCACAACGGCATCATCGAGAACTTCGCGGAGCTGCGCGCGGAGCTTCTGGAGCGGGGCCACGACCTCGCCTCGGAGACCGACACCGAGGTCGTCTCGCACCTGCTCTCCGAGGCCTTCTCCTCCTGCGGCGACCTCGCCGAGTCCATGCGGCAGGTGTGCCGCCGGCTGGAGGGCGCGTTCACGCTGGTCGCGGTGCACGCGGACGAGCCGGACGTGGTCGTCGGCGCCCGCCGCAACTCCCCCCTCGTCGTCGGCGTCGGGGACGGCGAGGCGTTCCTCGCCTCCGACGTCGCCGCCTTCATCGCCCACACCCGGGAGGCGATCGAGCTCGGCCAGGACCAGGTCGTGGAGGCCCGCCGGGACGGCGTCACGGTCACGGACTTCGACGGCGCGCCCGCGGACGTCCGGGCGTACCACGTCGACTGGGACGCCTCGGCCGCCGAGAAGGGCGGCTACGACTACTTCATGCTGAAGGAGATCGCCGAGCAGCCGAAGGCCGTCGCCGACACCCTCCTGGGCCGCATCGACGCGGCGGGCGCGCTCTCCCTCGACGAGGTGCGGATCCCCGCGTCCGTGCTCCGCGAGGTCGACAAGGTCGTCATCGTGGCCTGCGGCACGGCGTACCACGCCGGCATGATCGCCAAGTACGCCATCGAGCACTGGACCCGCATCCCCTGCGAGACCGAGCTCGCCAGCGAGTTCCGCTACCGCGACCCGATCCTCGACCCGCGGACGCTCGTCATCGCCATCAGCCAGTCGGGCGAGACCATGGACACCCTGATGGCCCTGCGGCACGCCCGGGAGCAGGGCGCGAAGGTGCTCGCGATCTGCAACACGAACGGCTCGACGATCCCGCGGGAGTCGGACGCGGTCCTCTACACCCACGCGGGCCCCGAGGTCGCCGTCGCCTCGACGAAGGCCTTCCTCACCCAGCTGGTGGCCTGCTATCTGGTCGCCCTGTACCTGGGCCAGGTGCGCGGCACCAAGTGGGGCGACGAGATCGTCTCGGTGATCCGCGAGCTCTCCGAGATCGCCACGCAGGTGGAGGAGGTCCTGGAGACCATGGAGCCGGTGCGCGAGCTGGCCCGCTCCCTGGCCGACAAGAACACCGTCCTCTTCCTCGGCCGGCACGTCGGCTACCCCGTGGCCCTGGAGGGCGCCCTCAAGCTCAAGGAGCTGGCGTACATGCACGCCGAGGGCTTCGCGGCGGGCGAGCTCAAGCACGGCCCGATCGCGCTCATCGAGCACGACGTGCCGGTGGTCGTGGTCGTCCCGTCCCCCCGGGGCCGCTCCGTCCTGCACGACAAGATCGTCTCCAATATCCAGGAGATCCGCGCCCGGGGCGCCCGTACGATCGTCATCGCCGAGCGCGGCGACTCGTCGGTCCACCCCTACGCCGACCACCTGATCGAGATCCCCGCGACGCCCGTCCTGCTCCAGCCGCTGGTCGCCACCGTGCCGTTGCAGGTCTTCGCCTGCGAGCTGGCCACGGCCCGCGGCAACGAGGTCGACCAGCCGCGCAACCTCGCGAAGTCGGTGACGGTCGAATGA
- a CDS encoding DUF397 domain-containing protein: MARIDFYDLPIEGIQFAKACGGNTHPDGESCVTLARVDDGVWAVGDSKRPEQEPLRFSTAELRAAGIDPGRFGLSA; encoded by the coding sequence ATGGCGCGGATCGATTTCTACGACCTCCCCATCGAGGGAATCCAGTTCGCAAAGGCATGCGGGGGCAACACGCACCCCGACGGCGAATCGTGCGTCACCCTCGCCCGCGTCGACGACGGCGTCTGGGCCGTAGGCGACAGCAAGCGGCCCGAGCAGGAGCCGCTGAGGTTCAGCACCGCCGAGCTGCGGGCCGCCGGAATCGACCCCGGACGCTTCGGCCTCTCGGCCTAG
- a CDS encoding helix-turn-helix domain-containing protein encodes MTFEPEQLGQSQTDLAEKLRELRRRAGLTGDRLAKRCNMSQSQISKFETGKKTPRLLDVERILRALDAPPALIAEITALARIANTEWQDKRSSWRRGLEKRQAELLALESESTTFRFFLPAMITGLLATPEYVRASLTHSPGDTSRTVARKLERQAVLYDTSKSFTFLLTEQAVRWAIMPAPAMAVQIDRIVSLSHLPNLRFGVIPCGTVMTRGPMNTFTVYDERLATVENFTGRLVFRDPRDIAEHLDVFAGYERRALTGDPARELLSLWADAYRS; translated from the coding sequence GTGACATTCGAGCCTGAGCAGCTGGGTCAGTCGCAGACGGATCTGGCGGAGAAGCTCCGTGAGCTACGCAGGCGGGCCGGCCTCACCGGGGACCGGCTCGCCAAACGCTGCAACATGTCCCAATCGCAGATCAGCAAATTCGAGACAGGCAAGAAGACACCCCGGCTCCTGGACGTCGAGCGGATCCTTCGGGCTCTCGACGCTCCTCCCGCCTTGATCGCCGAGATCACCGCACTCGCCCGGATCGCCAATACCGAATGGCAGGACAAGCGCTCCTCCTGGCGGCGCGGGCTGGAGAAGCGCCAGGCGGAACTCCTGGCCCTGGAATCCGAGTCGACCACATTCCGATTCTTCCTGCCCGCCATGATCACCGGGTTGCTGGCGACCCCGGAATACGTGCGAGCGAGCCTGACTCACTCCCCGGGAGACACGTCGAGGACGGTCGCACGGAAGCTGGAGCGGCAGGCCGTGCTCTACGACACCTCCAAGTCCTTTACGTTCCTGCTCACCGAGCAGGCAGTGCGATGGGCGATCATGCCCGCACCGGCCATGGCCGTGCAGATCGACCGGATCGTGTCGCTCTCCCATCTACCGAACCTGCGATTCGGCGTCATTCCCTGCGGCACCGTCATGACGCGAGGCCCTATGAACACCTTCACGGTGTACGACGAGCGGCTCGCGACGGTGGAGAACTTCACCGGCAGGCTGGTGTTCCGCGACCCCAGGGACATCGCGGAACATCTCGACGTGTTCGCCGGGTACGAGCGTAGGGCGCTCACCGGGGATCCGGCCCGGGAGCTCCTTTCCCTATGGGCTGACGCATACCGGTCTTGA
- a CDS encoding DUF6879 family protein yields MHLDGEEWRKAFDAFQTDAWRFEAQPTYTMPREAESVAAFLRGEPMPPGHNARWHERIREYVASGRRIGRVRIVRQPLTAYQRYQFAWGIPENIRAGEDIRVLDVTHDDHGLPLTTTDWWMFDDARVVHLNFRTDGTQINRETVSGDTSPYREWKRLAQAASVPFAEYVKTAGDIRA; encoded by the coding sequence GTGCACTTGGATGGCGAGGAGTGGCGGAAGGCCTTCGACGCCTTCCAGACGGACGCGTGGCGATTCGAGGCGCAGCCGACCTACACCATGCCCCGGGAGGCCGAGAGCGTGGCCGCGTTCCTGCGGGGCGAGCCGATGCCGCCGGGACACAACGCCCGCTGGCACGAGCGCATTCGCGAGTACGTGGCGTCCGGGCGCCGCATAGGCCGAGTACGCATCGTCCGGCAACCGCTCACCGCGTACCAGAGGTACCAGTTCGCCTGGGGCATCCCCGAAAACATCCGGGCCGGGGAGGACATCCGCGTCCTCGATGTCACCCATGACGACCACGGGCTGCCGTTGACGACCACCGACTGGTGGATGTTCGACGACGCCCGCGTGGTGCACCTGAACTTCCGGACCGACGGGACCCAGATCAACCGCGAAACCGTCAGCGGCGACACCTCGCCGTACCGGGAGTGGAAACGCCTGGCGCAGGCCGCATCCGTGCCGTTCGCCGAGTATGTGAAGACGGCGGGTGACATTCGAGCCTGA
- a CDS encoding transcriptional regulator, with product MPADLLGQPYLDELRRDQLDLLIQPIREALNLHNLGHDPSVRPRPLEQLAGDRDRVCLLVHETDLRKAAADLPALMVEAIAVAHATGDPRAWALLAGLDRVAFNVSAKFGFHDLSLVAAGRAEYACERAQDPSLAAMAKWMHTIACLRSGEFATGRRLHAVGMRYVEDVAEGPERDAATGQMELAAALLDVRCGDMDAAHGHLEEAERYARRTGDVTPARWLGSDPPEVVAPDRIGFRERGVHWYAFGPTNVAAHRISALADHNDHAQAVRVGRTLRIPEGWPAMRAGQVHIDLARSHLWTGQDDAAFRSLLDAQRVAPQQTRYHPQVRETVVQLRKRERQSRGTLAHFAEWVGV from the coding sequence ATGCCCGCCGATCTGCTGGGGCAGCCCTATCTCGACGAGCTGCGGCGGGATCAGCTGGATCTGCTGATCCAGCCCATCCGGGAGGCCTTGAATCTGCACAACCTCGGTCACGATCCGAGCGTTCGGCCTCGCCCACTGGAACAACTGGCCGGTGATCGTGACCGTGTCTGCCTGCTCGTACATGAGACCGATCTCCGGAAGGCCGCGGCGGATCTGCCCGCCCTGATGGTGGAGGCGATCGCCGTCGCCCATGCCACCGGCGACCCTCGGGCGTGGGCCCTGCTGGCGGGGCTGGACCGGGTGGCGTTCAATGTCTCGGCGAAGTTCGGGTTCCACGACCTCTCGCTCGTCGCCGCCGGCCGTGCGGAGTACGCGTGTGAGCGCGCCCAGGATCCGTCGCTTGCGGCGATGGCGAAGTGGATGCACACCATCGCGTGCCTGCGCTCGGGCGAGTTCGCCACCGGTAGGCGCCTGCACGCGGTCGGGATGCGGTACGTGGAGGACGTGGCCGAAGGGCCTGAACGGGACGCGGCAACAGGGCAGATGGAGCTCGCGGCCGCGCTCCTCGACGTCCGGTGCGGTGACATGGACGCGGCGCACGGTCACCTTGAGGAGGCCGAGCGGTACGCGCGGCGCACCGGGGACGTGACACCGGCCCGCTGGCTCGGTTCCGACCCCCCGGAGGTGGTCGCGCCGGACCGGATCGGTTTCCGGGAGAGGGGCGTGCACTGGTACGCGTTCGGCCCCACCAACGTCGCGGCGCACCGCATCTCAGCCCTGGCCGACCACAACGACCACGCCCAGGCGGTGCGCGTCGGCCGGACGCTCCGCATTCCCGAGGGCTGGCCCGCCATGCGCGCCGGCCAGGTGCACATCGACCTGGCGCGCTCGCACCTGTGGACCGGCCAGGACGACGCGGCGTTCCGCAGCCTGCTGGACGCCCAGCGGGTGGCACCCCAGCAGACGCGATACCACCCGCAGGTCCGCGAGACGGTCGTACAGCTCCGGAAGCGTGAGCGGCAGAGCCGGGGGACCCTGGCCCACTTCGCCGAGTGGGTCGGCGTCTGA
- a CDS encoding ATP-binding protein has translation MSASPGVVAVPVRQESYKMVAPTSPATARLARDFVTAALVAAERRPLIEDARICVSDAVANVVRHARVPELSVEMTVGEGHVVVAVRDDDPARPPWPRGPQHVGEGGRGLGLVRRLAHASGVTWVWDGLDLVGKRVWFELREGAGGHPH, from the coding sequence ATGAGCGCGAGCCCCGGCGTCGTCGCCGTGCCCGTCCGGCAGGAAAGCTACAAGATGGTGGCCCCCACCAGCCCCGCCACCGCCCGGCTCGCCCGGGACTTCGTCACCGCCGCCCTCGTCGCGGCGGAGCGGCGGCCGCTGATCGAGGACGCGCGGATCTGCGTCTCCGACGCCGTCGCGAACGTCGTGCGGCACGCGCGCGTGCCCGAGCTCAGCGTGGAGATGACCGTCGGCGAGGGGCACGTCGTGGTGGCCGTACGGGACGACGACCCCGCCCGGCCGCCGTGGCCGCGCGGCCCGCAGCACGTGGGGGAGGGCGGCCGGGGGCTCGGGCTCGTGCGGCGGCTCGCGCACGCCTCCGGGGTGACGTGGGTGTGGGACGGGCTGGACCTCGTCGGCAAGCGGGTCTGGTTCGAGCTGCGGGAGGGGGCCGGCGGGCACCCGCACTGA
- a CDS encoding MerR family transcriptional regulator — protein sequence MDDDALHSIGDLARLTGLTVKTIRFWSDAGVVPPTARTPAGYRLYGQEALARLGLVRTLRDLGVGLVDIRRVLEREITVTEVAAAHAEALEVQIRTLRLRRAVLRAVAGRGATPEETELMHKLANLSDQERRRLIHDFIDHAFQGVDVDDAFMTTMRGSVPVLPDDPAPEQVAAWVELAELVQDDEFRAGMRRAAEDQVRAAEEVGRPGPDETRELAEIMRARTDAAREAGIDPASEAAGPIVDELVRRSAELSGREDGPEFREWLLGRLEIGNDSRYERYWRLVAVVNGWPVTPGMGPAVEWLSAGLRARGAGAATEG from the coding sequence ATGGACGACGACGCCCTCCATTCCATCGGTGACCTGGCCCGGCTGACCGGTCTCACGGTCAAGACCATCCGGTTCTGGTCCGATGCCGGAGTGGTGCCGCCGACCGCCCGCACCCCCGCGGGCTACCGGCTCTACGGTCAGGAGGCGCTCGCCCGCCTCGGCCTCGTCAGGACGCTGCGCGACCTCGGCGTCGGGCTCGTGGACATCCGGCGTGTGCTGGAGCGCGAGATCACCGTCACCGAGGTCGCCGCGGCGCACGCCGAGGCGCTGGAGGTGCAGATCCGCACGTTGCGGCTGCGCCGGGCCGTGCTGAGAGCGGTGGCCGGACGCGGGGCGACACCCGAGGAGACGGAACTCATGCACAAGCTCGCGAACCTCTCGGACCAGGAACGCCGCCGCCTGATCCACGACTTCATCGACCACGCCTTCCAAGGCGTCGACGTCGACGACGCGTTCATGACGACGATGCGCGGCTCCGTGCCCGTACTGCCGGACGACCCGGCCCCGGAGCAGGTCGCGGCCTGGGTCGAGCTGGCCGAGCTCGTCCAGGACGACGAGTTCCGCGCCGGGATGCGGCGCGCCGCCGAGGACCAGGTCCGGGCAGCCGAGGAGGTCGGGCGGCCGGGCCCGGACGAGACCCGGGAACTGGCCGAAATCATGCGGGCCCGGACGGACGCGGCCCGCGAGGCGGGCATCGACCCGGCTTCCGAGGCCGCCGGGCCGATCGTCGACGAGCTCGTCCGGCGGAGCGCCGAGCTGTCCGGCCGGGAGGACGGGCCGGAGTTCCGGGAGTGGCTGCTGGGACGGCTGGAGATCGGCAATGACTCGCGGTACGAGCGGTACTGGCGGCTCGTCGCCGTCGTCAACGGCTGGCCGGTGACGCCCGGCATGGGCCCGGCCGTGGAGTGGCTGAGCGCCGGGCTGCGGGCGAGGGGCGCCGGGGCCGCCACCGAGGGCTGA
- a CDS encoding serine protease: MHPAKERIAAVFGRAQGSGYLLTPNLVLTAAHVIGDCDTPRAVVPGGTGPVRCRTVWARDDSRRCDAALLVAERDLVDVETAAAFEPLVWGRAYDLRAWPGAQAVGFPQVQRDGDDELDTEQIVGTFKPGSNLIGGRHVLDSEHAAPEEPGGGGSPWAGMSGSAVFVDGLLAGVVCADPGGWRHGRLTVTPSATLWSHFRFLSECLMAGHKPESRSLTSHRQLEVEVFEQRLRDYLVEKAGALTIIGLTLSDGEGETWPLDAAYLSLELVGAGGPADGQGFEPPTGDPAGPARSVPAPQRAEEALAGQRRVLLRGAAGSGKTTLLQWLATVTARGDLPPGLGHLSGCMPLTLPLRTLIRQGELPQPEEFLAAAARPLAGLPAAQGWVTRRLAEGTALILIDGVDEVPEADRRRTLSWLKDLLAAYPDARYVLTTRPSAVREGWLSDAGFTELELQPMSRADVADFIDRWHTAAGQAHDERLRAFRDSLTAAVVTKRDLGRLATNPLMCALICALNRSRRGYLPHGRMELYRAALELLLIRRDRERDIVVGLEGPELEQAQTALLQKIAYWLIRNGRSEIEWDRAVEILDRALPAMPAVAARGSAEEILRHLVLRSGLLRQPTSETLDFIHRTFQDYLGAQAAVDDWDFDLLVNHAHDDQWEDVLRMAVGHAPPRARAELLRKLLERGEREEPNRYRLHLLAAACLEQATEVDADVRTRVEKAAAELVPPRDQEAAKALAAAGQVVLDLLPGPEGLDDVVAHAVVVAATVVADDRAIPLLARYATHPSVRVRAQLAWSWDRFDTEHYAEAVVGALPWAGEDFEQLQFVAKTAEQLRVLKRWGGRPRIQLNGPLAAAGPADLATPALVDLSLQQCPEVVDLRTLGHCAPLHGLWIGATKGISHLAELDSSALRTFHVSLDECPEGLDVLADMPELTSLRLHWPERGHQRWQTLSLPPGLTRLDLGPGLCAALWSAGVRGHHRLETVAFHAVPDSVLRRQLALDALDELRALEVTAEHPDLLDEAPPLPQVERVTLTDPVRLPDPSQLFRAYPRLKTLFLRVTTSDPVDLAVFRELGHALKLDVVHRGPLLNQDQLPESVELTAQPWITF, from the coding sequence GTGCACCCGGCGAAGGAACGCATCGCGGCCGTATTCGGCCGGGCCCAGGGCAGCGGCTATCTGCTCACACCGAACCTGGTACTGACCGCCGCACACGTGATCGGCGACTGCGACACCCCACGGGCCGTCGTGCCCGGCGGCACCGGCCCGGTCCGCTGCCGTACGGTCTGGGCGCGCGACGACAGCCGGCGCTGCGACGCCGCCCTGCTGGTCGCCGAGCGGGACCTCGTCGACGTGGAGACCGCGGCGGCCTTCGAGCCGCTCGTCTGGGGCCGCGCCTACGACCTGCGGGCCTGGCCCGGCGCCCAGGCCGTCGGCTTCCCGCAGGTCCAGCGGGACGGGGACGACGAGCTCGACACCGAGCAGATCGTCGGCACCTTCAAGCCGGGCAGCAACCTCATCGGCGGCCGCCACGTCCTCGACAGCGAGCACGCCGCCCCCGAGGAGCCCGGTGGCGGCGGTTCGCCGTGGGCGGGCATGTCCGGCTCCGCCGTCTTCGTCGACGGCCTCCTCGCCGGCGTCGTCTGCGCCGACCCCGGCGGCTGGCGGCACGGACGCCTCACCGTCACCCCCTCGGCCACCCTGTGGTCGCACTTCCGGTTCCTCAGCGAGTGCCTGATGGCGGGCCACAAACCGGAGTCGCGCTCGCTCACCTCGCACCGGCAGCTGGAGGTCGAGGTGTTCGAACAGCGGTTGCGGGACTACCTCGTCGAGAAGGCCGGCGCGCTCACCATCATCGGCCTCACCCTCTCCGACGGCGAGGGCGAGACCTGGCCGCTGGACGCCGCGTACCTCAGCCTCGAACTGGTCGGCGCGGGCGGCCCGGCGGACGGGCAGGGCTTCGAGCCGCCCACCGGCGACCCGGCGGGCCCCGCCCGGTCCGTACCCGCGCCGCAGCGCGCCGAGGAGGCCCTCGCCGGGCAGCGGCGGGTCCTGCTGCGGGGCGCGGCCGGGTCGGGCAAGACCACCCTCCTGCAATGGCTGGCCACCGTCACCGCCCGCGGTGACCTGCCGCCCGGCCTCGGCCACCTCAGCGGCTGCATGCCGCTCACCCTGCCGCTGCGCACCCTCATACGTCAGGGTGAACTTCCGCAGCCCGAGGAGTTCCTGGCCGCCGCGGCCCGGCCGCTCGCCGGGCTGCCCGCCGCGCAGGGCTGGGTGACCCGCCGGCTGGCCGAGGGCACCGCGCTGATCCTGATCGACGGCGTGGACGAGGTCCCCGAGGCCGACCGCCGGCGCACCCTGTCCTGGCTGAAGGACCTCCTGGCCGCATACCCCGACGCGCGCTACGTCCTCACCACCCGGCCCTCCGCCGTGCGCGAGGGCTGGTTGTCGGACGCCGGGTTCACCGAGCTGGAGCTCCAGCCGATGAGCCGGGCCGACGTCGCCGACTTCATCGACCGCTGGCACACCGCCGCCGGGCAGGCGCACGACGAGCGGCTACGGGCGTTCCGCGACTCCCTGACCGCCGCGGTCGTCACCAAACGCGACCTCGGCCGGCTGGCCACCAACCCCCTGATGTGCGCGCTGATCTGCGCCCTCAACCGCTCCCGGCGCGGCTACCTGCCGCACGGCCGGATGGAGCTCTACCGGGCCGCGCTGGAGCTCCTCCTGATCCGCCGGGACCGCGAGCGCGACATCGTCGTCGGCCTGGAGGGCCCGGAGCTGGAACAGGCCCAGACCGCGCTCCTCCAGAAGATCGCGTACTGGCTGATCCGCAACGGCCGTTCCGAGATCGAGTGGGACCGGGCCGTGGAGATCCTCGACCGTGCCCTCCCCGCGATGCCCGCGGTCGCGGCCCGGGGCAGCGCCGAGGAGATCCTGCGCCATCTGGTGCTGCGCAGCGGGCTGCTGCGGCAGCCGACCAGCGAGACCCTGGACTTCATCCACCGGACGTTCCAGGACTACCTGGGCGCCCAGGCCGCCGTCGACGACTGGGACTTCGACCTGCTCGTCAACCACGCCCACGACGACCAGTGGGAGGACGTCCTCCGGATGGCCGTCGGCCACGCCCCGCCGCGCGCCCGCGCGGAGCTCCTCCGCAAGCTGCTGGAGCGCGGCGAGCGCGAGGAGCCCAACCGGTACCGGCTGCACCTGCTGGCCGCCGCCTGCCTGGAGCAGGCGACGGAGGTCGACGCGGACGTCCGTACGCGGGTCGAGAAGGCGGCGGCGGAGCTGGTCCCGCCCCGTGACCAGGAGGCGGCGAAGGCGCTGGCGGCGGCGGGGCAGGTGGTGCTGGACCTGCTGCCGGGGCCGGAGGGGCTCGACGACGTGGTCGCCCACGCGGTGGTCGTGGCGGCGACGGTGGTGGCGGACGACCGGGCTATTCCGTTGCTGGCGCGGTACGCGACGCATCCGTCGGTCCGGGTGCGGGCGCAGCTGGCGTGGTCGTGGGACCGGTTCGACACGGAGCACTACGCGGAGGCGGTGGTCGGCGCGCTTCCCTGGGCCGGTGAGGACTTCGAACAGCTTCAGTTCGTCGCCAAGACGGCGGAGCAGCTGCGCGTGCTCAAGCGCTGGGGCGGACGGCCCCGGATCCAGCTGAACGGGCCGCTGGCGGCGGCCGGTCCGGCGGACCTCGCCACGCCGGCGCTCGTGGACCTGTCCCTCCAGCAGTGCCCGGAGGTCGTCGACCTGCGGACGCTCGGCCACTGCGCGCCGCTGCACGGCCTGTGGATCGGGGCCACGAAGGGGATCTCGCACCTGGCGGAGCTGGACAGCAGCGCGCTGCGGACCTTCCATGTCTCCCTGGACGAGTGCCCGGAAGGACTGGACGTCCTGGCGGACATGCCGGAGCTCACGTCGCTGCGGCTGCACTGGCCCGAGCGCGGGCACCAGCGGTGGCAGACGCTGTCGCTGCCGCCCGGGCTCACCCGTCTCGACCTGGGGCCGGGCCTGTGCGCGGCTCTGTGGTCGGCCGGGGTGCGGGGGCATCACCGCCTCGAAACGGTCGCCTTCCACGCCGTTCCCGACTCGGTCCTGAGGCGGCAGCTCGCCCTGGACGCGCTCGACGAGCTCAGGGCGCTCGAAGTGACGGCGGAGCATCCGGACCTCCTCGACGAGGCGCCCCCGCTGCCCCAGGTGGAGCGGGTGACCTTGACCGACCCCGTCCGGCTGCCGGATCCGTCCCAGCTCTTCCGGGCCTATCCGCGGCTGAAGACCCTCTTCCTGCGGGTGACCACGTCGGACCCCGTCGACCTGGCGGTCTTCCGGGAGCTCGGCCACGCGCTGAAGCTGGACGTCGTCCATCGAGGGCCCCTGCTCAACCAGGACCAGCTCCCCGAGAGCGTCGAACTGACCGCCCAGCCCTGGATCACCTTCTAG